The candidate division WOR-3 bacterium genome includes a region encoding these proteins:
- the ybeY gene encoding rRNA maturation RNase YbeY, protein MKIRVLNTSDQRVKSDAARLARTLNQFLLNYLPRFDLRRSALSQEPPAICVNVVLVDDHRIRELNRRFRKQDRPTDVLSFPLGAADLDTGEVVLGEIYVSRDRARAQARENGVAYHNELKRLMLHGILHLLGFTHREMEPFYRNCL, encoded by the coding sequence GTGAAGATACGGGTCCTGAATACTAGCGACCAGCGGGTGAAATCAGACGCAGCCCGGCTGGCAAGGACACTCAACCAGTTCCTCTTGAATTACCTTCCGCGTTTTGACCTGCGGCGGTCAGCTTTGAGCCAAGAGCCGCCAGCTATCTGTGTCAATGTCGTACTTGTGGACGACCACCGGATTCGTGAGCTGAACAGGCGCTTTCGGAAGCAGGATCGCCCGACCGACGTCCTGTCGTTTCCCTTGGGCGCAGCCGACTTGGACACAGGCGAGGTCGTTCTGGGTGAAATATATGTTTCGCGCGACAGGGCGCGGGCTCAGGCCCGGGAAAATGGGGTCGCGTACCATAACGAGCTCAAACGCCTGATGTTGCACGGTATCCTTCATCTCCTGGGCTTTACGCACCGGGAGATGGAACCGTTCTATAGAAACTGCCTCTGA
- a CDS encoding hemolysin family protein translates to MLWPWYLAAIGVLFVLSAVFSGSETALFSLSHASREWLQKEKPSAGRRVSQLLAEPERLLGTILLGNLLVNISASAFFTLAIIDWAGRANRNPDLYLGFGGLVMTGLVLVFGEVSPKIIASRRPDAFAAFAVDFMAVVRLVLSPFSLLLVRLGQLVSLRKPEPDVLSEDELHTMIRLGRERGVIVEREAEILHNLVGLEQRTVSSVMTPRIDIVWLDAGAPVRQAIEVCRMSGFSRLPVADRTIDRVVGVAYAKELVASSDLTAPVKAVCRPAYFVPETKRLPVLLEELRKKGSHIAIVVDEFGQTAGLVTLEDVLEAIFGEITDEFDEAEELPYSHLDENTVLVDGEIDIATLERFFPGAFRGVEHDRLASFIHERLGRLARPGDRIVVADLELTVHSVVENKLEKVLIRRVGGGHT, encoded by the coding sequence ATGCTCTGGCCTTGGTATCTTGCCGCAATTGGCGTACTTTTTGTCCTGTCAGCCGTTTTTTCAGGCTCGGAGACCGCGTTGTTCAGCCTGAGCCACGCCAGCCGAGAGTGGCTCCAGAAGGAAAAACCTAGTGCCGGCAGACGGGTCAGTCAACTGCTCGCCGAACCGGAGCGGCTTCTGGGTACGATACTACTTGGCAACCTGTTGGTCAACATCTCGGCATCGGCCTTCTTTACCCTCGCAATCATTGACTGGGCTGGCCGAGCTAACAGGAACCCGGACCTCTACTTGGGCTTTGGTGGTCTGGTAATGACCGGGCTCGTACTCGTATTCGGCGAGGTCAGTCCAAAGATTATCGCCAGCCGCCGCCCGGATGCTTTTGCCGCCTTCGCCGTGGACTTCATGGCTGTTGTAAGACTAGTATTGTCTCCTTTTTCGTTGCTGCTGGTCCGACTCGGTCAGCTTGTCTCGCTCCGCAAGCCGGAGCCGGACGTACTCTCCGAAGACGAACTTCACACGATGATTCGTCTGGGACGGGAACGCGGGGTGATTGTCGAGCGTGAAGCCGAAATCCTTCATAATCTCGTCGGCCTTGAGCAGCGGACCGTGTCCAGCGTAATGACGCCGCGTATTGATATCGTCTGGCTTGATGCCGGTGCTCCGGTACGTCAGGCAATTGAAGTCTGTCGCATGTCTGGCTTTTCCCGGCTGCCGGTTGCCGACCGTACTATTGACCGGGTTGTAGGCGTCGCATATGCCAAGGAGCTGGTCGCGTCATCAGACCTGACTGCGCCGGTAAAGGCTGTGTGCCGGCCGGCCTATTTCGTGCCCGAGACTAAACGTTTACCCGTGCTGCTCGAGGAGCTCCGTAAGAAAGGTTCACACATTGCCATCGTGGTTGACGAATTCGGTCAGACCGCGGGACTGGTCACACTTGAGGATGTGCTCGAGGCGATATTCGGCGAGATAACCGACGAGTTTGACGAAGCCGAAGAATTGCCGTATTCCCACCTGGACGAAAACACGGTACTGGTTGACGGTGAAATTGACATTGCCACGCTGGAACGGTTCTTTCCGGGCGCATTCCGCGGAGTCGAACACGACCGGTTGGCCAGCTTTATTCACGAACGGCTGGGCCGGCTGGCGCGGCCGGGCGACCGCATCGTTGTCGCCGACCTGGAGTTGACGGTACATTCGGTCGTTGAAAACAAGCTCGAGAAGGTACTCATTCGACGTGTCGGCGGAGGGCACACCTGA